From bacterium, a single genomic window includes:
- a CDS encoding dehydrogenase, giving the protein MYTVGWMQESYKALVRPRLIEEQMLLLLKQGKISKWFSGIGQEAIAVGATLAMKPEEYILPLHRNLGVFTTRGVPLERLFSQFMGKQRGFTQGRDRSFHFSSRDHHIIGMISHLGPHFCTALGIALGYKLRGEEKVVLAIGGDGMTSQGDFHEALNVASVWELPVLFIIENNGYALSTPVHEQYACERLSLRAGSYGMYGETIDGNRFEGVLEAVQRMRKLVLARKKPVLLECQTFRVRGHEEASGTKYVPAPLIAAWEAKDPVTRFENFITSSKSLTPDELTLIRSEIQGEIEEALDAAFLDQHPVPSSFREESEVFEPFLPNLLNEPCSELIELRFVDAIREGLYQAMELDPELIFMGQDVAEYGGVFKTSLDFVESFGRHRVRNTPLCESAIVGASVGLAVEGIPSVIEMQFSDFASTAFTQIVNNLAKKRYRSGIPMPVVIRMPCGGGASAGPFHSQTSESWFLHSPGLKVAYPSNPYDAKGMLLTAIQDPNPVMFFEHKLLYRREKDLVPSAMYQVPFTANFVSRGTDFSIITYGVGVRWAKEFLELHPELSVTLLDLRWLNPLDIEAIGKAVRDTHRVLVLHEASLVGGFGGELAALIGERFFQHLDAPVIRCGSLSTPVPFEQGLESNYMAKSRLEECVRNLLEY; this is encoded by the coding sequence ATGTACACGGTGGGTTGGATGCAAGAGAGCTACAAGGCTCTTGTAAGGCCCCGTCTAATAGAAGAGCAGATGCTTCTGCTTTTAAAGCAAGGCAAGATCTCAAAATGGTTTTCAGGGATCGGTCAAGAAGCAATTGCTGTTGGTGCGACACTGGCTATGAAGCCAGAGGAATATATTCTCCCTCTTCATCGTAATCTCGGCGTCTTTACCACACGGGGTGTTCCTTTAGAGCGACTATTTTCTCAATTCATGGGTAAGCAACGCGGGTTTACTCAGGGCAGAGACCGCTCTTTTCACTTCAGCTCTAGAGATCATCATATCATTGGAATGATATCGCACCTCGGGCCACATTTTTGTACGGCACTCGGGATTGCCCTTGGATATAAGTTAAGAGGAGAAGAAAAAGTTGTTCTCGCCATCGGTGGCGACGGGATGACAAGCCAGGGAGATTTTCATGAAGCCTTAAATGTTGCCTCTGTTTGGGAGCTTCCAGTCCTATTTATCATTGAAAATAACGGCTATGCGCTCTCTACCCCTGTCCACGAACAATATGCTTGTGAGAGGCTCTCTCTCCGAGCGGGATCGTACGGAATGTACGGAGAAACGATAGATGGTAATCGCTTTGAAGGCGTTCTTGAGGCCGTTCAACGGATGAGAAAGCTGGTTCTCGCGCGTAAAAAACCAGTTTTACTCGAATGTCAAACCTTCCGCGTCCGTGGTCATGAAGAAGCTTCGGGAACCAAATATGTTCCAGCGCCCCTCATAGCGGCTTGGGAAGCGAAGGATCCTGTTACAAGATTTGAGAATTTCATCACCTCATCAAAGTCATTGACTCCAGATGAGCTTACCCTGATTCGTTCGGAGATTCAGGGAGAAATTGAGGAAGCGTTGGATGCTGCATTCCTAGACCAACATCCAGTACCCAGCTCGTTTAGAGAAGAGTCAGAAGTTTTTGAGCCATTCCTTCCAAACCTGCTGAACGAGCCGTGCTCAGAACTCATCGAGCTTCGGTTTGTGGACGCAATTCGAGAGGGGCTGTATCAAGCAATGGAGCTCGATCCAGAGCTCATCTTCATGGGACAAGATGTTGCTGAGTATGGTGGGGTATTTAAAACATCACTGGACTTCGTCGAGAGCTTTGGTCGACACAGAGTCAGAAACACCCCGCTATGTGAATCGGCGATAGTGGGAGCCAGTGTGGGATTAGCCGTTGAGGGAATCCCATCAGTGATCGAAATGCAGTTTTCTGACTTTGCTTCAACCGCATTTACACAAATCGTGAACAACCTGGCAAAGAAACGTTATCGGAGTGGAATCCCGATGCCTGTTGTTATTCGCATGCCATGTGGCGGCGGTGCCTCTGCTGGGCCATTCCATTCGCAAACATCAGAGTCGTGGTTTTTACACTCGCCGGGATTGAAAGTGGCTTATCCGTCAAATCCTTACGACGCAAAAGGTATGCTCCTTACGGCTATACAGGATCCGAACCCAGTCATGTTCTTTGAACACAAACTCCTCTACCGGAGAGAGAAAGACCTTGTTCCATCTGCAATGTATCAGGTTCCTTTTACTGCGAACTTCGTCTCACGTGGGACTGACTTTTCGATTATCACGTATGGTGTTGGAGTCAGATGGGCGAAAGAATTTCTCGAGCTTCATCCAGAGTTGTCTGTTACGCTGTTAGACCTTCGATGGCTTAATCCTCTTGATATAGAGGCGATAGGAAAAGCTGTGCGGGATACACATCGAGTTCTCGTATTACACGAAGCTTCACTTGTAGGAGGATTCGGAGGAGAATTAGCAGCTCTCATTGGAGAGAGGTTTTTTCAGCACTTAGATGCCCCTGTTATTCGCTGCGGCAGTCTCTCTACGCCTGTGCCTTTTGAACAAGGATTAGAATCCAATTACATGGCAAAAAGTCGACTAGAGGAGTGTGTCAGAAATCTGCTGGAATACTAG